A window of Rufibacter sp. LB8 contains these coding sequences:
- a CDS encoding dipeptidyl peptidase 3, with product MNHKLTSAAALAFAAFMAAGCAKNTTPSASATATSPAYGINAVQETDPLRATNTSSPQVITDNQDFKYVMEQFADLRILRYRVPGFETLSLQQKELLYYLYEAALSGRDIIYDQNFKHNLRIRRTLDAIVQNKRDRSTSPDWENFMVYTKRVWFSNGIHHHYSTNKILPEFSKEFLAQSIRKLSANQLPLQPGETLEAFTQWLTPLLFDPAVAAKRVNQTEGADLVSTSANNYYEGVTQKEVEAFYAKKADKKDQRPVSHGLNSKLMKENGQLVEKVYKMDGMYGAAIKRIVFWLEKAIPVAENDQQRMALQKLAQYYRTGDLKVFDDYNIAWVNDVDSRTDVVNGFIEVYGDPLGIKAAYESVVSFKDEEASKRIKAIGDQAQWFEDNSPLLPQHKKKNVVGITAKVITTVVEAGDAAPATPIGINLPNANWIRKEHGSKSVNLGNIVNAYNESANTGGSALAEFAYTQEEIDRAKKYSSLASDLHTDMHEVIGHASGQINPGVGTPKETLKNYASTIEEGRADLVALYYVMDPKLVEIGVMPSLEVGKAEYDGYIRNGLMTQLSRLAPGEQVEEAHMRNRQMVAAWVFEKGKKDNVVERVTKDGKTYFKVNDYQKLRALFGQLLRETQRITSEGDYSAARNLVETYGVKVDKALHTEVLERYKKLNIAPYSGFIQPILSPVVKDGRIVDVLLTYPGSFTEQMLEYGKTYNLLPHYN from the coding sequence ATGAACCACAAACTCACTTCAGCCGCCGCCCTGGCCTTTGCCGCCTTTATGGCCGCTGGCTGCGCTAAAAATACAACTCCTTCCGCTTCGGCCACCGCAACTTCGCCGGCGTATGGCATTAATGCGGTGCAGGAGACAGATCCGCTTAGGGCCACCAATACATCTTCGCCGCAGGTAATCACAGATAATCAGGATTTTAAGTACGTGATGGAGCAGTTCGCTGATTTGCGCATTCTGCGCTACCGCGTGCCGGGATTTGAGACCTTGAGCCTGCAGCAGAAAGAACTGTTGTATTACCTCTATGAAGCCGCGCTCAGTGGCCGTGACATCATCTATGACCAGAATTTCAAGCACAACCTGCGCATCAGACGCACGCTAGACGCCATTGTGCAGAACAAGCGCGACCGCTCCACGTCACCTGACTGGGAGAATTTTATGGTCTACACCAAGCGCGTGTGGTTCTCCAACGGCATCCATCACCATTATTCCACCAACAAGATTTTGCCTGAGTTCAGCAAGGAATTCCTGGCGCAGAGCATCCGCAAGCTATCGGCCAACCAGTTGCCGCTGCAGCCCGGTGAAACCCTGGAAGCCTTTACCCAATGGCTCACGCCTCTGTTGTTTGACCCCGCCGTAGCCGCCAAACGTGTCAACCAAACCGAAGGCGCTGATTTGGTCAGCACCTCGGCTAACAATTATTATGAAGGCGTGACCCAGAAAGAAGTGGAAGCCTTTTACGCTAAGAAAGCAGACAAGAAAGACCAGCGCCCGGTGTCGCATGGCCTCAACTCCAAACTGATGAAGGAAAACGGCCAGTTGGTGGAAAAGGTCTATAAAATGGACGGCATGTACGGCGCTGCCATCAAGCGCATTGTCTTCTGGCTGGAAAAAGCCATTCCGGTAGCCGAAAACGACCAACAACGCATGGCCCTGCAGAAACTGGCCCAATACTATCGCACCGGCGACCTGAAAGTGTTTGACGACTACAACATCGCCTGGGTCAATGACGTGGACTCGCGCACCGATGTGGTGAACGGTTTTATTGAGGTGTACGGTGACCCGTTGGGGATCAAAGCGGCCTATGAATCGGTGGTGTCTTTTAAGGACGAAGAAGCCTCCAAGCGCATAAAAGCCATAGGCGACCAGGCGCAGTGGTTCGAGGATAATTCGCCGCTGTTGCCGCAGCACAAGAAGAAAAACGTGGTGGGCATCACGGCCAAAGTGATTACTACCGTGGTGGAAGCCGGTGACGCAGCGCCAGCCACGCCCATTGGCATTAACCTGCCCAACGCCAACTGGATCCGGAAAGAACACGGCTCCAAATCGGTGAACCTGGGCAACATTGTGAATGCGTACAATGAATCTGCCAACACCGGCGGAAGCGCCCTGGCCGAGTTCGCCTATACCCAGGAAGAGATTGACCGCGCCAAGAAATACAGCTCCCTGGCCAGCGACCTGCACACCGACATGCACGAAGTAATCGGTCATGCTTCGGGTCAGATAAACCCCGGCGTAGGCACGCCCAAGGAAACCCTGAAAAACTACGCCAGCACCATTGAAGAAGGCCGCGCCGATTTGGTAGCCCTGTATTACGTAATGGACCCTAAACTGGTGGAAATTGGCGTGATGCCCAGCCTGGAAGTTGGCAAAGCCGAGTACGACGGGTACATAAGAAATGGTTTGATGACGCAGCTGTCGCGCCTGGCGCCCGGCGAGCAGGTAGAGGAAGCCCACATGCGCAACCGGCAGATGGTGGCCGCCTGGGTTTTTGAGAAAGGCAAGAAAGACAATGTGGTAGAACGCGTGACCAAAGACGGCAAGACCTACTTCAAAGTGAACGATTACCAGAAGCTGCGCGCCTTGTTCGGGCAGTTATTGCGGGAGACTCAGCGCATAACCTCAGAAGGGGATTACAGCGCGGCCCGTAACCTGGTGGAAACCTACGGCGTGAAAGTTGACAAAGCCCTGCATACTGAAGTGTTGGAGCGGTACAAGAAACTGAATATTGCGCCGTATTCCGGTTTCATTCAGCCTATTTTGTCACCAGTGGTGAAAGACGGAAGAATAGTAGATGTGTTGTTAACCTACCCGGGCAGCTTTACGGAACAAATGCTGGAGTATGGCAAAACGTATAACCTACTGCCGCACTACAACTAA
- a CDS encoding ABC transporter ATP-binding protein yields METILQITDLSKTYQSGANTLTVLDSINFSINAGSTAAIVGPSGSGKTTLLGLCAGLDRSSAGSVALNGIQLDNLSEDERAKVRNQHVGFIFQNFQLLPTLTALENVMVPLELRGEKNIKPQALELLEKVGLQDRAHHYPTQLSGGEQQRVSLARAFSNKPKILFADEPTGNLDAETSEKVVKLLFDLNHDMGTTLVLVTHDSELAAKTQRILRVKGGKLVSDEWTNQGLQG; encoded by the coding sequence GTGGAAACTATTTTACAGATTACAGATTTAAGCAAAACCTACCAAAGCGGCGCCAACACGCTCACCGTACTGGATTCTATCAACTTCTCCATCAACGCAGGCTCCACCGCCGCCATTGTCGGGCCTTCGGGTAGCGGCAAAACTACCTTGTTGGGCTTGTGCGCCGGCCTGGACCGCTCCAGCGCGGGCTCAGTGGCCTTGAACGGCATTCAACTAGATAACCTTTCTGAAGACGAGCGCGCCAAAGTCAGGAACCAGCACGTGGGTTTCATCTTCCAGAATTTTCAGTTGCTGCCCACGCTCACCGCCCTGGAGAACGTAATGGTGCCGCTGGAATTGCGGGGCGAAAAAAACATTAAACCCCAGGCCCTGGAACTGCTGGAGAAAGTAGGCCTGCAAGACCGCGCACACCATTACCCCACGCAACTTTCGGGGGGTGAGCAACAGCGGGTTTCCTTGGCGCGGGCATTCTCCAACAAGCCTAAAATTCTCTTCGCCGATGAACCCACCGGCAATCTGGACGCCGAAACCAGCGAGAAAGTGGTGAAACTCCTCTTCGACCTGAACCATGACATGGGCACAACCCTGGTGTTGGTAACCCATGACAGCGAACTGGCCGCCAAAACCCAACGCATCTTGCGCGTGAAAGGCGGAAAACTGGTTTCTGATGAATGGACCAATCAGGGGCTGCAAGGCTAA
- a CDS encoding SUKH-4 family immunity protein encodes MKSKSEEFLMKWKSLGREHLVAKQNTHTTFDLGSPAFDFLYITGMPSEFHELNFDYLKEKQLVTVNQMWELEDSSFDKYLAIGFNGAGDPIAVNQETQELVYLNPDNFFEEVFINTDLKKFSFSALRFDRFFKSFTKLQPDSFFDTEFSDEDFDKVIQDLKVIDSKVFDTPESHWLSTLDSYKLERDEERKKYNS; translated from the coding sequence ATGAAATCAAAATCAGAAGAATTCTTAATGAAATGGAAGTCTCTTGGGAGGGAACACTTGGTTGCAAAACAAAACACCCACACAACTTTCGACTTAGGTTCCCCAGCTTTTGATTTTTTGTACATTACAGGAATGCCATCAGAGTTTCACGAGCTGAACTTCGACTACCTAAAAGAAAAACAGTTAGTCACGGTTAATCAAATGTGGGAACTTGAAGATTCTAGTTTCGACAAGTATTTAGCTATTGGTTTTAACGGAGCAGGTGACCCAATAGCAGTAAATCAAGAAACTCAAGAATTAGTGTATTTAAACCCCGATAATTTTTTTGAAGAGGTTTTTATTAACACCGACTTAAAGAAGTTTTCATTTAGTGCGCTACGATTCGACAGATTTTTTAAAAGCTTTACAAAACTACAACCCGACTCATTCTTTGATACTGAATTTTCAGATGAAGATTTTGACAAAGTTATTCAAGATTTGAAAGTAATAGATTCAAAAGTTTTTGATACTCCAGAAAGCCATTGGCTATCCACCTTGGATTCCTATAAGTTGGAAAGAGATGAAGAAAGAAAAAAATACAACAGCTAA
- a CDS encoding ABC transporter permease — MTNLNFPWLVKMAWRDSRRNRSRLFLFISSIILGIAALVAIFSFGHNLREDIDKQALGMIGADLVLSSNRPVEPSVKPLLDSLGDERSQERSFASMILFPKNQGTRLVQVRALEGAYPYYGALETTPPEAGQSFKQGQQALVDKTLMLQFNAQVGDSIKVGEVTFQIAGILNKAPGQSGISATVAPAVYIPLRYLAQTGLEQKGSRINYLFYYQYNRGTDVEKLAKSLEPRLEKENLNAETLASQRREMGQSFEDLTGFLSLVAFIALLLGCIGVASAIHVYIKEKLNSIAILRCLGVSANQAFMIYVLQILGIGFLGSVLGAALGTVVQQVLPQVLQDLLPIELTVGISWLAILQGVGLGVMISLLFALLPLVSIRKISPLNTLRLSFEETSLFRDPVKWLLYALVLLFIFGFTYLQTQEAKESFYFTLGVLVGFLVLMGAAWGLMWTVRKFFPASWSYLWRQGLANLFRPNNQTLILIVSIGLGTAFICTLYFVQGILLNRVTLAASENQPNMVLFDIQPAQREAVAQLTKTQGLPVIQQVPIVTMRIEEINGLTEEQARKDSSSGVTQRAFQREIRTTFRDTLTASEKIVKGTWQGNVASAADTVYVSVADDYAERIKVEVGDRIVFNVQGALVPTVVGSIRKVDWNRIQTNFRVVFPVGVLEEAPQFHVLITRVATPEASAKFQQAVVQNFPNISIVDLELILSVIDELLDKIGFVIKFMAAFSIITGLVVLISSVLISKYQRMQESVLLRTLGANKNQIYAITSLEYFFLGALASGTGILLSLAGSWALAKYSFETSFSPELLPVLGLFALISFLTVAIGLFNSRGVVNKSPLEILRSDV; from the coding sequence ATGACGAATCTGAATTTCCCGTGGCTGGTGAAAATGGCCTGGCGCGACAGCCGCCGCAACCGCTCGCGCCTGTTTCTGTTCATCTCTTCCATTATTCTGGGCATAGCGGCGCTGGTGGCCATCTTCTCCTTCGGCCATAACCTCCGCGAAGACATTGACAAGCAGGCCCTGGGCATGATTGGCGCCGATCTGGTGCTGAGCAGCAACCGTCCCGTAGAACCTTCGGTAAAACCACTGCTCGATTCTTTAGGCGATGAACGTTCGCAGGAGCGCAGCTTCGCGTCTATGATTCTGTTCCCCAAGAACCAGGGCACGCGGTTGGTACAGGTGCGCGCCTTGGAAGGGGCCTACCCGTATTACGGTGCCTTGGAAACCACCCCGCCAGAAGCGGGCCAAAGTTTTAAGCAGGGCCAGCAAGCTTTGGTGGACAAGACTCTGATGCTGCAGTTCAATGCTCAGGTGGGTGATTCCATTAAAGTAGGGGAGGTCACGTTCCAGATTGCGGGTATTTTGAACAAGGCACCGGGGCAGTCGGGTATCTCCGCTACGGTGGCGCCGGCAGTGTATATTCCCTTGCGCTATTTGGCCCAAACCGGGTTGGAGCAGAAAGGCAGCCGCATTAATTACCTGTTTTACTACCAATACAACCGCGGCACTGACGTGGAGAAACTGGCCAAAAGCTTAGAGCCCCGGCTGGAGAAAGAAAACCTGAACGCGGAGACCCTGGCTTCCCAGCGCCGCGAAATGGGCCAGTCGTTTGAAGATCTGACCGGTTTCCTTTCCTTGGTAGCCTTTATTGCCTTGCTTTTGGGCTGTATTGGCGTGGCCAGTGCCATACATGTGTACATCAAAGAAAAGCTAAATTCCATTGCCATTCTGCGTTGTCTGGGCGTGAGCGCGAACCAGGCCTTCATGATTTATGTGCTGCAGATTCTGGGCATCGGGTTTTTAGGCTCGGTGCTGGGCGCGGCCTTGGGCACGGTGGTGCAGCAGGTGCTGCCGCAGGTCTTACAGGATTTACTACCTATTGAGTTAACGGTGGGTATTTCCTGGCTGGCCATATTGCAGGGCGTTGGGCTGGGCGTGATGATTTCCCTGTTATTCGCGTTGTTGCCCTTGGTGAGCATCAGGAAGATTTCGCCGTTGAACACCTTGCGTTTGTCTTTTGAGGAAACCAGCTTGTTCAGAGACCCCGTGAAATGGTTGCTGTACGCGCTGGTGTTGCTGTTCATCTTCGGGTTCACGTATCTGCAGACGCAGGAGGCCAAGGAGTCTTTCTATTTCACGCTAGGCGTGCTGGTGGGCTTTCTGGTCTTGATGGGCGCGGCGTGGGGTTTGATGTGGACTGTTAGAAAATTCTTCCCGGCTAGCTGGAGTTACCTCTGGCGCCAAGGCTTGGCTAATCTGTTTCGGCCTAACAACCAGACGTTGATTTTGATTGTCTCCATTGGCCTGGGCACGGCCTTTATTTGTACACTGTATTTTGTGCAGGGCATTCTGTTGAACCGCGTCACGCTGGCGGCCAGTGAAAACCAACCCAACATGGTTTTGTTTGACATTCAGCCCGCCCAGCGCGAGGCCGTAGCGCAGTTGACCAAAACCCAGGGCTTGCCCGTTATTCAGCAAGTGCCCATTGTAACCATGCGCATTGAGGAAATCAACGGCCTCACCGAAGAGCAGGCCCGCAAAGACAGCTCCTCTGGCGTAACTCAGCGGGCCTTCCAGCGCGAGATCAGGACCACGTTCAGAGATACGCTCACCGCCTCTGAGAAGATTGTGAAAGGCACCTGGCAAGGCAACGTGGCCAGCGCGGCAGACACGGTGTATGTGTCCGTGGCCGATGATTACGCCGAACGCATTAAAGTGGAAGTAGGCGACCGCATTGTGTTCAACGTGCAGGGCGCCTTGGTGCCAACCGTGGTGGGCTCTATCAGAAAAGTAGACTGGAACCGCATTCAAACCAATTTCAGGGTTGTTTTCCCAGTGGGTGTATTGGAGGAAGCGCCGCAGTTCCACGTCCTGATCACGCGGGTGGCCACGCCTGAGGCCTCGGCTAAGTTCCAGCAGGCGGTGGTGCAGAATTTCCCGAACATCTCCATTGTGGACCTGGAATTGATCTTGAGCGTGATAGATGAACTACTGGACAAGATTGGGTTTGTGATCAAGTTTATGGCCGCGTTCAGCATTATTACAGGGTTGGTGGTTTTGATTTCGTCGGTGCTGATCAGTAAGTACCAACGAATGCAGGAAAGCGTCTTGCTGCGCACGCTGGGCGCGAACAAAAACCAGATTTATGCCATCACCTCGCTGGAATATTTCTTTTTGGGGGCGCTGGCTTCGGGCACGGGCATCTTGTTGTCCCTGGCCGGTAGTTGGGCCCTGGCGAAGTACAGTTTCGAGACATCGTTCTCCCCGGAACTGTTGCCAGTTCTGGGCTTGTTTGCGCTGATTTCGTTTTTAACCGTGGCCATTGGCTTGTTCAACAGCCGGGGCGTGGTCAATAAATCGCCGTTGGAAATTTTGCGGTCAGATGTTTAG
- a CDS encoding glycosyltransferase family 39 protein, which produces MQSTQSNLFPWPKLLPFVVMAGFLMLYTTLPNQNPTADAYAYAASVRWETDLWKPHHLLYNATGWAFTKLLSTIGFHTSALPSMQLLNSIFAVASLWVLFRILKRIQSNPWVITGFLLVAGASFGPMRYATENETYLIPIFFSLLGSLFWVKYSQHQSTSHLLLSGFWAAFACLFHQIHFFWWLGLGLSLVWVPRAKPWTWFWYFVPALVVPLGYGLVMGHLGIPFGQTLQFVFQDFYKASVQTTISGQNFLMTGISLVRTFMEVHGRLYFLFLQHWLWLVPGLMAFALIVWGVLTMVARIRKSIVVQPLVLKSHVLVLLLQLLFAWYAVGNAEFMVMFPFLVVLVLASFQEWRPKTGIALGLGLLLWNTTYGLVPNHFHRYTNHACLYQTMQKKPAQVLLLQDKTHFNAYYHYKTGQPFPMAYETWDRPARLDSVISQAIAQNQIIYTDYSTDAPVFSRARLLLNSPSDALFKKYMLLEVASCPTLFGDKKLFRVTVTSR; this is translated from the coding sequence ATGCAATCAACCCAGAGCAATTTATTTCCTTGGCCGAAGCTTCTCCCCTTTGTGGTGATGGCAGGTTTTCTGATGCTGTACACGACTTTGCCCAACCAAAACCCCACGGCAGATGCCTACGCCTACGCCGCCAGTGTGCGCTGGGAAACCGACCTCTGGAAGCCCCATCATTTGCTCTACAACGCCACCGGCTGGGCTTTCACGAAGTTGCTTTCTACGATTGGCTTCCATACTTCGGCGTTGCCCTCCATGCAGCTTTTGAACAGCATTTTTGCAGTGGCAAGCCTGTGGGTTTTGTTCCGGATTTTAAAAAGGATTCAATCAAACCCTTGGGTCATTACAGGATTTTTGCTGGTGGCAGGCGCCAGCTTTGGGCCTATGCGGTATGCTACGGAGAACGAGACGTACCTGATTCCTATTTTCTTTTCGTTGCTGGGCAGTTTGTTTTGGGTGAAATACAGCCAACACCAAAGCACCTCTCACCTACTACTTAGCGGCTTTTGGGCGGCGTTTGCGTGCCTTTTTCACCAGATACATTTTTTCTGGTGGCTGGGCTTGGGGCTGTCGTTGGTTTGGGTTCCGAGGGCAAAACCGTGGACCTGGTTTTGGTATTTTGTTCCGGCGTTAGTGGTGCCGCTGGGCTATGGCTTGGTGATGGGGCACCTGGGAATTCCTTTTGGTCAAACACTCCAATTCGTCTTTCAGGATTTTTATAAGGCCAGTGTACAAACTACCATCTCCGGCCAAAATTTTCTGATGACCGGCATTAGTCTGGTCCGTACGTTTATGGAGGTCCATGGCCGACTCTATTTCCTTTTCCTGCAGCATTGGTTGTGGTTGGTTCCGGGTTTGATGGCCTTTGCGCTTATAGTTTGGGGAGTTTTAACCATGGTTGCAAGAATCAGAAAAAGCATAGTAGTTCAGCCCCTGGTTCTCAAAAGCCATGTGTTGGTGCTGTTGCTCCAGTTGTTGTTTGCCTGGTACGCCGTGGGGAATGCTGAGTTTATGGTCATGTTTCCGTTTCTGGTGGTGCTGGTTTTGGCTTCATTTCAGGAATGGAGGCCGAAAACGGGAATTGCCCTGGGCTTGGGTCTGCTGCTCTGGAATACAACTTATGGCCTGGTGCCCAATCATTTCCACAGATACACCAACCACGCTTGCCTGTACCAAACAATGCAGAAAAAACCGGCTCAGGTGCTATTGCTGCAAGACAAAACGCACTTCAACGCCTATTACCATTATAAAACCGGGCAACCCTTCCCGATGGCTTATGAAACCTGGGACCGGCCCGCCAGGTTAGATTCCGTGATCAGCCAGGCAATTGCTCAAAACCAAATTATTTACACAGATTACTCCACCGATGCACCTGTCTTTTCGCGCGCGCGGCTGTTACTGAATTCTCCGTCAGATGCGCTTTTTAAGAAATATATGTTACTTGAAGTAGCCTCCTGCCCCACGCTTTTTGGTGATAAAAAACTTTTCCGGGTAACCGTCACCTCCAGATAA
- the aroF gene encoding 3-deoxy-7-phosphoheptulonate synthase produces MLIQLQPDIHPGQKATIEAKARDLKYKTTEVITQAGHYLVGSGKAEFDVRAIGHLPGIKDIHMVSDDYKLVSRKWKVNPTVIDFGDGLRVKEGEFTIMAGPCSIESEEQVEKTIAHLVAQGVRFMRGGVFKPRSSPYSFRGMGLEGLKMFYDLCRASGIKVVTEVMQVSQIAPMEPYTDVFQVGARNTQNFNLLDELGKVDKPVLLKRGISGTIDELLYSAEYIFSGGNEKLILCERGIRTYETASRNTLDLNAIPILKEKTHLPVMVDPSHGIGIREYVEPMALAAIMAGADGIIYETHEKPEEAASDGAQTLSFTESERMIQKMRRTFELRKELA; encoded by the coding sequence ATGTTAATTCAACTACAACCAGACATACACCCAGGCCAGAAAGCCACCATTGAGGCCAAGGCCCGGGACTTGAAATACAAAACCACCGAGGTCATCACACAGGCAGGCCATTATTTGGTGGGCAGCGGCAAGGCCGAGTTTGACGTGCGCGCCATAGGTCATTTGCCGGGCATCAAAGACATTCACATGGTCTCTGATGACTACAAACTGGTATCGCGCAAATGGAAAGTGAACCCCACGGTCATTGACTTCGGGGACGGGCTGCGGGTGAAGGAAGGAGAGTTCACCATTATGGCCGGGCCGTGTTCCATTGAGAGCGAGGAGCAGGTGGAAAAAACCATTGCCCATTTGGTGGCGCAGGGCGTGCGGTTCATGCGCGGCGGCGTGTTCAAACCTCGGTCATCGCCGTACTCTTTTAGAGGCATGGGCTTGGAAGGCCTGAAAATGTTCTATGACCTGTGCCGGGCCAGCGGTATCAAAGTGGTGACGGAGGTGATGCAAGTGTCACAGATAGCACCTATGGAGCCGTACACCGATGTTTTTCAGGTTGGTGCCCGCAACACGCAGAATTTCAATTTATTGGACGAACTGGGCAAAGTTGACAAGCCGGTGTTGCTCAAGCGCGGCATTTCAGGGACCATTGATGAACTGCTGTATTCTGCGGAATACATTTTCTCGGGGGGCAATGAAAAGCTAATTCTCTGCGAGCGCGGCATCAGAACGTATGAAACCGCCAGCCGCAATACCCTGGATCTGAATGCCATTCCTATCTTGAAAGAGAAAACGCACCTGCCCGTGATGGTAGATCCCTCGCACGGCATTGGCATACGCGAATACGTGGAGCCCATGGCCCTGGCCGCTATCATGGCTGGCGCCGACGGCATCATCTATGAAACCCACGAAAAACCTGAGGAGGCCGCTTCAGACGGAGCCCAGACCTTGAGCTTCACGGAGTCTGAACGCATGATCCAGAAAATGCGTCGCACGTTTGAGCTCCGGAAAGAGTTAGCGTAA
- a CDS encoding DinB family protein has protein sequence MEKQPLPEVWLRGPVPQVPALLQPVAHALLQAQEEVAALLQEFPDHQLWTKPAGAASVAFHLQHLTGVLHRLAIYARGESLTPQDLENFKTEGLSAEKGETAQALQQAFFRQIEVFIQQLKETKEATLTEPREVGRAKLPSTVMGLLFHAAEHTMRHTGQLLVTVKVLREEL, from the coding sequence ATGGAAAAACAACCCTTACCAGAAGTGTGGCTCAGAGGGCCTGTGCCCCAGGTGCCCGCACTCCTTCAACCAGTAGCCCATGCCCTGCTGCAAGCCCAAGAAGAAGTAGCTGCCCTGCTGCAAGAATTCCCAGACCACCAACTCTGGACCAAACCTGCAGGCGCAGCCTCCGTAGCGTTCCACCTCCAACATTTGACCGGCGTGTTGCATCGCTTAGCCATTTATGCCCGCGGCGAATCCTTAACGCCACAAGATTTGGAGAACTTCAAAACCGAAGGTCTTTCCGCTGAAAAAGGAGAAACAGCACAAGCGTTGCAGCAAGCATTCTTCCGGCAAATAGAAGTCTTTATCCAGCAATTAAAAGAGACCAAGGAAGCCACATTAACGGAACCCAGAGAGGTTGGGCGGGCCAAACTTCCTTCCACCGTTATGGGACTGCTCTTTCATGCCGCCGAACACACCATGCGCCATACGGGTCAATTATTGGTGACGGTGAAGGTGTTGCGGGAAGAATTGTAA
- a CDS encoding T9SS type A sorting domain-containing protein, giving the protein MKHKKLSILLVGILSICLIQNTFACSCSGAPMFFWDIVSKTSRNAMVKFENLEPSSNSSVYVGKFTILENYNIPAKAVNDTIILKNYNIGMCNVSIEEFQKNDSFLIALEYNNQLTSFCHRNFTKIGNGTAGGFSLPEAHAKLRTLTSIKINLEPTLSIFTFPNPATTTLSIDLPFTKAKEVTIQILDLNGRVLQTQTSKNQKETLQVHALPKGLYLIRLLYHDRKPLVRRWIKA; this is encoded by the coding sequence ATGAAACATAAAAAGTTAAGTATACTATTGGTAGGTATACTATCAATTTGTTTAATCCAAAATACATTTGCATGTTCTTGTAGTGGTGCACCTATGTTTTTTTGGGATATAGTATCAAAAACCTCCAGGAACGCGATGGTAAAATTTGAAAACTTAGAGCCATCCTCAAATAGCAGTGTTTATGTGGGCAAGTTTACTATTTTAGAAAATTACAACATTCCAGCTAAAGCAGTTAACGATACGATCATATTAAAAAACTATAATATCGGTATGTGCAATGTTAGTATTGAAGAATTTCAGAAAAACGATTCCTTCTTAATTGCCTTAGAATACAATAACCAACTAACATCTTTCTGTCATAGGAATTTTACAAAAATTGGAAATGGAACAGCTGGGGGATTTTCTTTACCGGAGGCGCACGCTAAACTAAGGACTCTTACAAGTATAAAAATTAACCTGGAGCCTACGCTATCAATTTTCACATTCCCCAACCCAGCCACCACCACACTTTCAATAGACCTTCCATTTACGAAGGCCAAAGAAGTAACCATTCAGATTTTAGATTTGAACGGACGCGTTCTCCAGACGCAGACTTCCAAAAATCAAAAAGAAACGCTGCAAGTGCATGCGCTTCCCAAAGGCCTATATCTGATAAGGCTTCTATACCATGACAGAAAACCGCTAGTCCGGAGGTGGATAAAAGCGTAA
- a CDS encoding VOC family protein, translating into MKTSSILGLRTTIYKVADIDKAKAWYSNVFQTQPYFDEPFYVGFNIGGYELGLQPEEAPTPEKPESVVSYWGVEDIENVYQHFLKLGATTHEKPYNVGGDIITATVKDPWNNIIGLIYNPEFKAD; encoded by the coding sequence ATGAAAACTTCATCTATTCTCGGCTTGAGAACCACCATTTACAAAGTAGCAGACATTGACAAAGCGAAAGCGTGGTACTCTAATGTCTTCCAGACACAGCCATATTTTGACGAACCATTTTACGTGGGCTTTAACATTGGCGGCTATGAATTAGGGCTGCAGCCAGAAGAAGCGCCTACCCCAGAAAAACCCGAAAGCGTGGTTTCTTATTGGGGCGTGGAAGACATAGAAAACGTGTACCAGCACTTTCTGAAACTTGGTGCCACTACCCATGAAAAGCCCTACAACGTGGGCGGCGACATCATTACGGCCACCGTGAAAGATCCCTGGAACAATATCATTGGCTTGATCTACAATCCTGAGTTTAAGGCAGATTAA
- a CDS encoding arylesterase, whose amino-acid sequence MNTKLNMGWALLLALCLWGCAEQNAGNGQNTAAVENQKAKEPQVMKNILFFGNSLTHGYGLSPSEAFPALIQKKIDSLGLPYKAINAGLSGETSAGGKNRIDWLLKQKVDVFVLELGANDGLRGIPPAETKKNLQAIIDKVRAKYPEARQVMLGMEVPPSMGGAYAGQFRVIFRELATENNMALVPFLLDKVGGVRSLNLPDGVHPNAAGHKILTENVWTVLKGVL is encoded by the coding sequence ATGAACACCAAACTGAACATGGGCTGGGCCCTGCTGCTGGCCCTCTGCTTATGGGGCTGCGCCGAACAAAACGCCGGCAACGGCCAGAATACCGCCGCCGTAGAGAACCAGAAAGCGAAAGAACCACAGGTCATGAAAAATATCCTCTTCTTCGGGAACAGCCTCACGCACGGGTACGGCCTCTCGCCTTCTGAGGCGTTCCCGGCCCTGATCCAGAAAAAAATAGATTCCCTGGGCCTGCCCTACAAAGCCATTAACGCGGGCCTGAGCGGCGAGACCTCGGCGGGCGGCAAGAACCGCATTGACTGGCTGCTCAAGCAGAAAGTGGACGTATTTGTGCTGGAACTGGGCGCCAACGACGGCCTGCGCGGCATACCGCCCGCAGAGACCAAGAAAAACCTGCAGGCCATTATTGACAAGGTACGCGCGAAATACCCAGAGGCAAGACAGGTCATGCTGGGCATGGAAGTGCCTCCCAGCATGGGCGGGGCCTACGCCGGGCAGTTCCGGGTGATCTTCAGGGAACTGGCCACTGAAAACAACATGGCGCTGGTTCCCTTTCTGCTAGACAAAGTGGGCGGCGTTCGCTCCCTCAACCTCCCCGACGGCGTACACCCCAACGCCGCCGGCCACAAAATCTTGACTGAGAATGTGTGGACCGTGCTGAAAGGCGTGCTGTAG